One segment of Streptomyces bathyalis DNA contains the following:
- a CDS encoding GNAT family N-acetyltransferase translates to MLDSAVVWMNERGNTEQWGTTPWSERPGRVERVERYTSEMTPYIAELDGTPAGVLVLDSGPSSQMPIEPAGEPEQYVRLLVSHRRFAGLGIGAALLVHAAEEARRTGVDLLRVDCWAGGGGELVRFYERNGFTPTDRFLHGTWPGQVLARRVGVRAARSGTA, encoded by the coding sequence ATGCTCGACTCCGCGGTGGTCTGGATGAACGAACGCGGAAACACCGAGCAGTGGGGCACCACACCGTGGTCGGAGAGGCCCGGGCGAGTTGAGCGGGTCGAGCGGTACACGTCCGAGATGACCCCGTACATCGCGGAGTTGGACGGAACACCCGCCGGAGTCCTGGTGCTGGACTCCGGCCCCAGCTCACAGATGCCGATCGAGCCGGCCGGTGAACCGGAGCAGTACGTACGGCTGTTGGTCTCCCACCGGCGGTTCGCCGGACTGGGCATCGGTGCGGCGCTGCTCGTCCATGCCGCCGAGGAGGCCCGGCGTACGGGAGTGGATCTGCTGCGGGTCGACTGCTGGGCAGGCGGCGGGGGCGAGTTGGTGAGGTTCTACGAGCGCAACGGCTTCACTCCGACCGATCGCTTCCTGCACGGGACCTGGCCCGGACAGGTGCTGGCCCGACGGGTCGGCGTCCGCGCCGCTCGGTCCGGTACGGCCTGA
- a CDS encoding helix-turn-helix domain-containing protein, with amino-acid sequence MVRVPLSPQERLRGERFGTLLREARGDRSMVDVAAAAGVSAETLRKIETGRAPTPAFFTVAALAHALDLSLDDLAAACAKEADSGGRAMSA; translated from the coding sequence ATGGTGAGAGTTCCCTTGAGCCCGCAGGAGCGGCTACGCGGAGAGCGGTTCGGCACCCTGCTCCGCGAGGCCCGTGGCGACCGCAGCATGGTGGACGTGGCAGCGGCGGCCGGGGTGTCCGCGGAGACCCTCCGCAAGATCGAGACCGGCCGGGCCCCGACCCCGGCCTTCTTCACCGTGGCGGCCCTGGCCCACGCGCTGGACCTGTCGCTCGACGACCTGGCGGCAGCCTGCGCGAAGGAAGCCGACAGCGGTGGCCGGGCCATGTCGGCGTGA
- a CDS encoding TetR/AcrR family transcriptional regulator produces MPKASETRQRIIDAVLRIIGQDGIAGVTNRRIATEAAISLGSVTYHFETQHELLRESLLHFVAEETRRLAELADQCQAQVIDLDGAAAMVAQVAGGTEFDSRHIAPFELYIQAGRDERLRAAATDCFDAYDQLAAQILTGLGVPDAERLARTCVALVFGQQLRRLATGSPAEELVDALLVLLPGLHGD; encoded by the coding sequence GTGCCCAAGGCCTCCGAGACCCGCCAGCGAATCATCGACGCGGTCCTGCGCATCATCGGACAGGACGGCATCGCAGGCGTCACCAACCGGCGGATCGCCACGGAGGCCGCGATCTCCCTCGGCTCCGTCACGTACCACTTCGAGACGCAGCACGAGTTGCTGCGCGAGAGCCTGTTGCACTTCGTCGCGGAGGAGACCCGGCGTCTCGCCGAGCTCGCCGATCAGTGCCAGGCGCAAGTGATCGACCTCGACGGCGCCGCAGCGATGGTCGCCCAGGTCGCGGGCGGCACCGAGTTCGACAGCAGGCACATCGCACCCTTCGAGCTGTACATCCAGGCAGGCCGCGACGAGCGGCTGCGGGCCGCGGCAACCGACTGTTTCGACGCGTACGACCAGCTCGCCGCCCAGATCCTGACCGGGCTCGGCGTGCCGGATGCCGAACGGCTCGCACGTACCTGTGTGGCCCTCGTCTTCGGCCAGCAACTGCGCCGCCTGGCAACCGGATCACCCGCCGAGGAACTCGTCGACGCGCTGCTGGTTCTCCTGCCCGGGTTGCACGGCGACTGA
- a CDS encoding sulfite exporter TauE/SafE family protein: MTGLDDIALLAAAGVIAGLVGSAGGITSLLSYPALLAVGLPALSANVTNLVAGVACWPGAALASQPELAGRGRWLRRWVLLSALGGAMGSVLLLSTPPGTFARVVPFLVAAGSLALLVQPWLVGDASRRRHGHTSGVRGAVLPVGLIAVSVYGGYFGAGSGVMTLALLLITAEPHMATANALKNMLIGALTLVSALVFAVFGPVDWVAVLPLGLGMFIGSTLGPRVARRLPATLLRWLVALIGIGLAIQLWINPGE; encoded by the coding sequence ATGACGGGCCTCGACGACATTGCGCTGCTGGCCGCCGCAGGGGTCATCGCCGGGCTTGTCGGGTCGGCGGGCGGCATCACTTCGTTGCTCTCCTATCCCGCCCTGCTGGCCGTGGGCCTTCCCGCTCTGTCGGCGAACGTGACCAACCTCGTGGCGGGCGTGGCCTGCTGGCCCGGCGCGGCTCTCGCCTCCCAGCCCGAGCTGGCGGGACGGGGACGGTGGCTGCGCCGCTGGGTGCTGCTGTCGGCCCTCGGCGGAGCGATGGGTTCGGTGCTGTTGCTGTCCACGCCGCCGGGGACGTTCGCTCGCGTGGTGCCGTTCCTGGTGGCCGCCGGTTCGCTTGCTCTGCTCGTACAGCCCTGGCTCGTCGGCGACGCGTCGAGGCGCCGGCACGGTCACACCTCGGGGGTGCGGGGTGCGGTTCTTCCCGTGGGGCTGATCGCGGTGTCCGTGTACGGCGGCTATTTCGGCGCCGGGTCCGGCGTGATGACCCTCGCTCTCCTGCTGATCACGGCCGAGCCACACATGGCCACCGCCAACGCCCTGAAGAACATGCTCATCGGCGCCCTGACACTCGTCTCGGCCCTCGTCTTCGCTGTCTTCGGACCCGTCGACTGGGTGGCGGTGCTGCCGCTGGGCCTCGGCATGTTCATCGGCTCCACGCTCGGCCCGAGGGTTGCCCGCCGACTGCCGGCCACGCTGCTGCGCTGGCTGGTCGCACTGATCGGTATCGGCCTCGCCATCCAGCTGTGGATCAACCCGGGCGAATAG
- the cbiE gene encoding precorrin-6y C5,15-methyltransferase (decarboxylating) subunit CbiE — protein sequence MTSASPAAPDVTVVGIGADGWDGLPGASRAALSGADVLIGGGRQLALLPPECEGERVSWPSPLRPAVPGLIAEHAGRRIAVLASGDPSFYGIGKLLGEELGRERLRILPHPSSVSYACARLGWPLEDTEVVTLVGRPAARLTAALHEGRRLLVLSAGTGTPGEVAELLRDRGFGPSRMRVLEQLGSERERVTSVTTAEEWPGTSVDALNIVAVECRRAPDALRLGAVPGLPDDAYEHDGQLTKRYVRAATLGALAPAPGELLWDVGAGSGSICVEWMRTHPSCAAVAVERDPVRAERIQRNADRLGVPGLRVVTGTAPESLTQLPTPDAVFIGGGLTAPGLLEACWDRLPGGGRLVVNTVTLESEALLAQWHKRLGGDLVRLSVAHAAPVGGFTGWRQAMPITQWAVERAP from the coding sequence GTGACCAGTGCATCCCCGGCAGCGCCGGACGTGACCGTCGTCGGGATCGGGGCGGACGGCTGGGACGGACTTCCCGGAGCATCGCGCGCCGCGCTCAGCGGGGCCGACGTGCTCATCGGTGGCGGGCGCCAGCTGGCGTTGCTGCCGCCGGAGTGCGAGGGGGAGCGGGTCAGCTGGCCTTCGCCTCTGCGCCCCGCAGTGCCCGGCCTGATCGCGGAACACGCCGGCCGACGCATCGCCGTCCTCGCCAGCGGCGATCCCTCCTTCTACGGGATCGGAAAGCTGCTGGGCGAGGAGCTCGGCCGGGAGCGGCTGCGAATCCTGCCGCACCCGTCGTCCGTCTCCTACGCGTGCGCCCGGCTCGGCTGGCCGCTGGAGGACACCGAGGTCGTCACCCTCGTCGGCCGTCCCGCCGCACGGCTCACGGCCGCCCTGCACGAGGGGCGGCGGCTGCTGGTGCTCAGTGCAGGCACCGGAACCCCCGGCGAGGTGGCCGAGTTGCTGCGTGACCGCGGGTTCGGTCCGAGCCGGATGCGTGTGCTCGAACAGCTCGGCAGCGAGCGAGAGCGCGTCACGTCGGTGACCACGGCCGAGGAGTGGCCCGGTACATCCGTCGACGCCCTGAACATCGTCGCCGTCGAGTGCCGCCGCGCCCCGGACGCGCTGCGGCTCGGTGCCGTTCCCGGGCTGCCGGACGACGCGTACGAGCACGACGGGCAGCTCACCAAGCGGTACGTGCGCGCCGCCACGCTCGGCGCGCTGGCTCCCGCCCCCGGCGAACTGCTCTGGGACGTCGGCGCGGGCTCCGGCTCGATCTGCGTCGAGTGGATGCGCACGCACCCGTCGTGCGCGGCCGTGGCGGTCGAGCGTGATCCCGTACGCGCGGAGCGCATCCAACGCAACGCGGACCGCCTCGGCGTGCCCGGCCTGCGCGTCGTGACCGGTACCGCACCGGAGAGCCTGACCCAACTGCCCACTCCCGACGCGGTGTTCATCGGAGGCGGACTCACCGCGCCCGGTCTGCTCGAAGCATGCTGGGACCGGCTGCCGGGCGGCGGGCGGCTCGTCGTCAACACCGTGACACTGGAGTCGGAGGCGTTGCTGGCCCAGTGGCACAAGCGGCTCGGCGGGGACCTGGTGCGGCTGTCGGTGGCACACGCCGCGCCCGTCGGCGGTTTCACCGGGTGGCGGCAGGCGATGCCCATCACCCAGTGGGCCGTCGAGAGGGCGCCCTGA
- a CDS encoding cobalt-precorrin-5B (C(1))-methyltransferase: MSEAKGGRGAQLKHTGLRPGWTTGACATAAATAAYTALLTGDFPDPVTITLPKGHTPSFALAAEELTDAHAMAGIVKDAGDDPDVTHGALVRATVRRLPDGQGVIFKAGPGVGTVTRPGLPLPVGEPAINPVPRQLIRDHVALVADTHGAGGDVEVTLSVDHGEEIARSTWNPRLGILGGLSILGTTGVVVPYSCSAWIDSIRRGVDVARAAGRTHVAGCTGSTSEKTVVSEYHLPEDALLDMGDFAGAVLKYLRRHPVDRLTLCGGFAKLSKLAAGHLDLHSGRSQVDKAFLARLARDGGGDDALCREVADANTGLAALELCAAAGVPLGDLVAVAARDQALSVLREAPIDVDVICIDRAGTVVGRSSRA; encoded by the coding sequence ATGAGTGAGGCGAAGGGTGGGCGCGGTGCCCAACTCAAGCACACCGGGCTTCGGCCCGGCTGGACGACCGGTGCCTGCGCGACCGCCGCTGCCACCGCCGCCTACACCGCGCTGCTGACGGGCGACTTCCCCGACCCGGTCACGATCACGCTGCCCAAGGGGCACACGCCGTCGTTCGCGCTGGCGGCGGAGGAGCTGACCGATGCGCACGCCATGGCGGGGATCGTGAAGGACGCGGGGGACGATCCGGACGTCACGCACGGCGCGCTGGTGCGGGCCACGGTGCGGCGGCTGCCGGACGGCCAGGGTGTGATCTTCAAGGCGGGTCCGGGGGTCGGGACGGTCACCCGTCCCGGACTGCCCCTGCCCGTCGGGGAACCAGCGATCAATCCCGTACCGCGGCAGCTGATCCGCGACCACGTCGCGCTCGTCGCTGACACGCACGGAGCGGGCGGCGATGTCGAAGTCACCCTCTCCGTGGACCATGGTGAGGAGATCGCCCGCTCCACCTGGAACCCCCGGCTCGGAATCCTCGGCGGGCTGTCGATACTCGGCACCACCGGCGTGGTCGTGCCCTACTCCTGCTCGGCGTGGATCGACTCGATCCGGCGGGGGGTGGACGTGGCACGTGCCGCCGGACGCACCCACGTCGCCGGGTGCACGGGCTCCACCTCGGAGAAGACCGTCGTCTCCGAGTACCACCTGCCCGAGGACGCCCTGCTCGACATGGGCGACTTCGCGGGGGCGGTGCTGAAGTACCTGCGGCGCCACCCCGTGGACCGGCTCACGCTCTGCGGCGGTTTCGCCAAGCTGTCGAAGCTCGCGGCCGGGCATCTGGACCTGCACTCGGGACGCTCCCAGGTCGACAAGGCGTTCCTCGCCCGGCTCGCCCGCGACGGCGGCGGGGACGACGCGCTGTGCCGCGAGGTCGCCGACGCCAACACCGGCCTGGCGGCACTGGAGTTGTGCGCCGCGGCGGGGGTGCCGCTGGGGGATCTGGTGGCGGTGGCCGCCCGCGATCAGGCCCTGTCCGTGCTGCGCGAGGCACCGATCGACGTGGATGTGATCTGCATCGACCGTGCCGGCACGGTCGTCGGCCGCAGCAGCCGCGCGTAG
- a CDS encoding CGNR zinc finger domain-containing protein produces the protein MEARKRMHVALDDYAWAAGVATELVNTTAEVWRGEDRLPDPAALVAFCDLHAQRSGSDDVPGALSALARRGRAAGLQAVHALRTTVRDLIDHPDRDHLVPGATTLTSSAQGLTLLPDPAHENRARWAAPLRDGATVADALSLVCGIGILGVLHTLGEQRFRACSAPTCRGAFIDTTRPGRRRYCMPGLCGNRVNVANHRARRAATRDGRTGSERGS, from the coding sequence TTGGAGGCTCGCAAACGGATGCACGTGGCGCTGGACGACTACGCCTGGGCGGCGGGAGTCGCGACCGAGCTGGTCAACACCACCGCAGAGGTCTGGCGCGGCGAGGACCGCCTGCCCGACCCGGCCGCTCTCGTCGCCTTCTGCGACCTGCACGCCCAGCGGTCCGGAAGCGATGACGTCCCGGGCGCGCTGTCCGCCCTCGCCCGCCGCGGACGCGCAGCCGGCCTGCAGGCGGTCCACGCACTCCGGACGACCGTGCGCGACCTGATCGATCACCCCGACCGGGACCACCTCGTCCCCGGCGCGACCACGCTCACCTCATCCGCGCAGGGCCTCACCCTGCTTCCCGACCCCGCACACGAGAACCGCGCACGCTGGGCCGCCCCGCTCCGCGACGGAGCAACCGTCGCCGACGCCCTCTCACTGGTCTGCGGGATCGGCATCCTCGGCGTCCTGCACACCCTGGGCGAGCAGCGGTTCCGCGCGTGCTCCGCGCCCACCTGCCGGGGAGCGTTCATCGACACCACCCGGCCCGGTCGCCGCCGTTACTGCATGCCGGGTCTGTGCGGCAACCGCGTCAACGTCGCCAACCACCGCGCCCGTCGAGCCGCAACGCGCGATGGGCGCACCGGCTCCGAGCGGGGCTCATGA
- the cobM gene encoding precorrin-4 C(11)-methyltransferase, whose translation MTVYFIGAGPGAADLITVRGARTLAACQVCLYAGSLVPPELLAECPPDARLVDTAQLNLDEITQELTGAHKDGHDVARLHSGDPSVFSAVAEQMRRLDAAGVPYEIVPGVPAFAAAAAALKRELTVPTVGQTVILTRIANRATAMPEKEDLATLGRSGALIVLHLAAKYVDRVVDELLPHYGADCPAAVVAYASRPDEQVLRGTLGEIAESVKAAGIVRTAVIMVGRTLAAEQFGDSHLYSPERERHVC comes from the coding sequence GTGACCGTGTACTTCATCGGCGCCGGACCCGGCGCCGCGGACCTGATCACCGTGCGCGGCGCCCGTACGCTCGCGGCCTGCCAGGTCTGCCTGTACGCAGGCAGCCTGGTGCCGCCGGAACTGCTCGCCGAATGCCCGCCGGACGCAAGGCTGGTGGACACCGCGCAGCTCAACCTGGACGAGATCACGCAGGAGTTGACCGGCGCCCACAAGGACGGTCACGACGTGGCGAGGCTGCACTCGGGCGATCCGTCCGTCTTCAGCGCCGTCGCCGAGCAGATGCGCAGGCTCGACGCGGCGGGCGTGCCCTACGAGATCGTCCCCGGGGTGCCTGCCTTCGCCGCGGCCGCCGCCGCCCTGAAGCGGGAGCTCACGGTGCCGACGGTGGGCCAGACCGTCATCCTGACCCGGATCGCGAACCGCGCCACCGCGATGCCCGAGAAGGAGGACCTGGCGACCCTCGGCCGCAGCGGGGCGCTGATCGTGCTGCATCTCGCCGCCAAGTACGTGGACCGTGTGGTCGACGAGCTGCTGCCGCACTACGGTGCCGACTGCCCCGCCGCCGTCGTCGCGTACGCCAGCCGCCCCGACGAGCAGGTGCTGCGCGGCACGCTCGGGGAGATCGCGGAGTCGGTGAAGGCGGCGGGCATCGTCCGTACCGCCGTCATCATGGTCGGACGCACACTCGCCGCCGAGCAGTTCGGCGACAGCCATCTGTACTCGCCGGAACGGGAGCGGCACGTCTGCTGA
- a CDS encoding S1 family peptidase: protein MRIRRITPTTGTQRRIRLIAIASGLVAAAALTTPAVAADAPTPRFSASQLSAASDAVLDADVAGTAWHVDKKTDTLVVTADSTVSRAEIAKIKKATGSEAAALKIERTPGKIRKLLQGGDAIYASSWRCSAGFNVRSGTTYYIVTAGHCTDGAGTWWSNSARTSTIGPTVGSSFPVNDYGLIRYSSASASHPGTAGGADITSAANATVGMSVTRHGSTTGTHSGTVTGLNATVNYGGGDIVYGMIQTNVCAEPGDSGGSLRSGSRAIGLTSGGSGNCSSGGTTFFQPVTEALNAYGVSVY, encoded by the coding sequence GTGAGGATCAGGCGCATCACCCCCACCACGGGCACCCAGAGACGCATCCGGCTGATCGCCATCGCGTCCGGACTGGTCGCCGCTGCAGCGCTCACCACGCCTGCCGTTGCTGCCGACGCCCCCACCCCCCGGTTCAGCGCCTCCCAGCTGTCCGCGGCGAGTGACGCGGTGCTCGACGCCGACGTCGCCGGCACCGCGTGGCACGTGGACAAGAAGACCGACACCCTCGTCGTCACGGCGGACAGCACCGTCTCCCGCGCCGAGATAGCCAAGATCAAGAAGGCGACCGGCTCCGAGGCCGCGGCCCTGAAGATCGAGCGCACTCCTGGCAAGATCCGCAAGCTGCTCCAGGGCGGCGACGCCATCTACGCCAGCAGCTGGCGCTGCTCGGCGGGCTTCAACGTCCGCAGCGGCACCACGTACTACATCGTCACCGCCGGGCACTGCACGGACGGCGCCGGCACGTGGTGGTCCAACTCGGCCCGCACCTCCACGATCGGCCCGACCGTCGGGTCGAGCTTCCCGGTCAACGACTACGGCCTCATCCGCTACAGCTCCGCGTCCGCCAGCCACCCTGGCACCGCGGGAGGCGCCGACATCACCAGCGCGGCCAACGCCACAGTCGGGATGTCCGTCACCCGGCACGGCAGCACGACAGGCACCCACAGCGGCACCGTCACCGGCCTGAACGCCACCGTGAACTACGGAGGCGGCGACATCGTCTACGGCATGATCCAGACGAACGTCTGTGCCGAGCCGGGCGACAGCGGCGGCTCGCTGCGTTCGGGGAGCAGGGCCATCGGCCTGACCTCGGGCGGCAGTGGCAACTGCTCCTCGGGCGGTACGACGTTCTTCCAGCCCGTCACCGAAGCGCTCAACGCCTATGGCGTCAGCGTGTACTGA
- a CDS encoding SDR family NAD(P)-dependent oxidoreductase, whose translation MRITGSTVLLTGATGGIGHALARELTARGAKLVVSGRRADALESIADEFGARAVVADLADPADVDRLAESCADTDILIANAALPSSGDLLDYTPEQIDRALTVNLRAPIVLARLLAPRMVGAGRGHIAMIGSISGKAATKSSSLYNATKFGLRGFAAGFRQDLHGTGVGVSVVQPGFVRDAGMFAATGATPPGGMRTVSPAQVAAGVTRAVERDLCELNVAPPEMRLLSAIAGQFPGFAEKVQRRSGAEGTIRQIVAAQRSKR comes from the coding sequence ATGCGCATCACCGGATCAACCGTTCTGCTCACCGGCGCCACGGGCGGTATCGGCCACGCCCTCGCGCGTGAACTCACAGCCAGGGGAGCCAAGTTGGTTGTCTCCGGGCGCCGTGCCGATGCCCTGGAGTCGATCGCGGACGAGTTCGGCGCCCGCGCCGTCGTCGCAGATCTCGCCGACCCGGCCGACGTCGACCGTCTCGCCGAAAGCTGTGCCGACACCGACATCCTCATAGCCAACGCCGCCCTCCCCTCCAGCGGCGATCTCCTCGACTACACACCCGAGCAGATCGACCGGGCCCTGACCGTCAATCTCCGCGCCCCGATCGTCCTGGCCCGGCTCCTCGCCCCGCGCATGGTCGGGGCGGGGCGGGGCCACATCGCCATGATCGGCTCCATCTCCGGCAAGGCGGCCACCAAGTCCTCGTCCCTCTACAACGCGACCAAGTTCGGTCTGCGCGGCTTCGCGGCCGGCTTCCGGCAGGACCTGCACGGAACAGGAGTGGGAGTCTCCGTCGTTCAGCCCGGCTTCGTACGTGATGCGGGCATGTTCGCGGCGACGGGCGCCACACCGCCCGGCGGCATGCGCACGGTCTCTCCCGCACAGGTCGCGGCGGGCGTTACGCGTGCCGTCGAACGGGATCTGTGCGAACTCAACGTCGCCCCGCCGGAGATGAGGCTGCTCAGCGCCATCGCGGGGCAGTTCCCCGGCTTCGCGGAGAAGGTCCAGCGCCGCTCCGGCGCCGAAGGCACGATCAGGCAGATCGTGGCCGCCCAGCGCAGTAAGCGGTGA
- a CDS encoding cobalt-precorrin-6A reductase produces MHVLLLGGTTEARRLAEMLNAQAPHLRVTSSLAGRVASPRSLPGQVRIGGFGGADGLARWLREHDVDALIDATHPFAGTISFNAAHAAAVTHTPLLALRRPGWVPVEGDDWHPAGSLEEAAAVLPTLGSRVFLTTGRMGLAAFAALDELWFLVRSVDPPEAPHPRSMEALLERGPFDLDGERELLRRFRIDVVVTKDSGGSGTAPKLVAAREAGVPVVVVRRPPVPEEVPVTAEPEQALEWLIGHLDGTDGIVA; encoded by the coding sequence GTGCACGTGCTCCTTCTCGGGGGAACGACCGAGGCCCGGCGCCTGGCCGAGATGCTGAACGCCCAGGCGCCGCACCTGCGGGTGACGTCCTCGCTGGCCGGCAGGGTCGCCTCTCCGCGCAGCCTGCCGGGGCAGGTGCGTATCGGCGGCTTCGGCGGCGCGGACGGGCTCGCCAGGTGGCTGCGCGAGCACGATGTGGATGCACTCATCGACGCCACCCACCCCTTCGCCGGGACGATCAGTTTCAACGCGGCGCACGCGGCCGCCGTCACCCATACTCCGCTGCTGGCTCTGCGCCGCCCAGGCTGGGTCCCCGTCGAGGGGGACGACTGGCATCCGGCCGGTTCCCTGGAGGAAGCCGCAGCCGTGCTGCCCACGCTCGGCAGCCGGGTCTTCCTCACCACCGGACGCATGGGTCTCGCCGCCTTCGCGGCACTGGACGAGCTGTGGTTCCTCGTGCGGTCGGTCGACCCGCCCGAGGCGCCTCACCCGCGCAGCATGGAAGCGCTGCTGGAACGGGGACCCTTCGACCTCGACGGCGAGCGCGAACTGCTGCGCCGCTTCCGCATCGACGTCGTCGTCACCAAGGACAGCGGCGGCTCGGGCACCGCGCCGAAGCTCGTCGCGGCGCGCGAGGCGGGCGTCCCGGTGGTCGTGGTGCGCAGGCCGCCCGTGCCCGAGGAGGTCCCCGTCACGGCCGAGCCCGAGCAGGCCCTCGAGTGGCTGATTGGGCACCTCGACGGCACCGACGGCATTGTGGCGTAA
- a CDS encoding haloacid dehalogenase type II: MSELKIDVLVFDVLGTLVDEPAGIRAGISELGPSLDDARTKQLLSLWQQHIDREQRRILDGSRPYATSDALDREAARLVADAAGVEDPAAVETLALSGRRLPAWPDTVSGLARLAERFPLIGLSNASRTALLGINAHAGLRWHQALSAEDARTYKPHPAVYELAVTASGLPPERLLMVATHAWDLRGAQELGLRTAYVARPIGDPPASSDRFDLHADDLAGLAGQLA; this comes from the coding sequence ATGTCAGAGCTGAAGATCGACGTCCTCGTGTTCGACGTGCTGGGCACCCTCGTCGACGAACCCGCCGGTATCCGCGCCGGCATCAGCGAACTCGGCCCGTCGCTCGACGATGCGAGGACCAAGCAGCTCCTGTCGCTCTGGCAGCAGCACATCGACCGGGAGCAGCGCCGCATTCTCGACGGCTCGCGGCCCTACGCCACCAGCGACGCGCTCGACCGGGAAGCCGCCCGGCTCGTTGCCGACGCCGCCGGAGTCGAGGACCCGGCCGCCGTGGAGACGCTGGCCCTGTCAGGGCGCCGGCTCCCGGCATGGCCGGACACCGTGTCAGGGCTCGCCCGGCTCGCCGAACGGTTCCCGCTGATCGGACTCTCCAACGCGAGCCGGACCGCGCTGCTGGGAATCAACGCCCACGCGGGACTGCGCTGGCACCAGGCCCTGTCAGCCGAGGACGCCCGGACCTACAAGCCGCACCCGGCGGTCTACGAGCTGGCCGTCACCGCCTCCGGACTACCGCCCGAGCGGCTGCTGATGGTCGCCACCCACGCATGGGACCTGCGTGGTGCGCAGGAACTCGGCCTGCGCACCGCCTACGTCGCCCGCCCCATCGGTGACCCGCCCGCATCCTCGGACCGGTTCGACCTGCACGCGGATGACCTGGCCGGCCTGGCCGGGCAACTCGCCTAG
- the map gene encoding type I methionyl aminopeptidase, producing MVEIKTGTALEAMREAGRVVADALAAARRSAAVGVRLRELDEAARTVLAKAGARSPFLGYRPSFAPTPFPAVICASVNDALVHGIPGDHRLRDGDLVSIDCGAELDGWTGDAAISFTVGTARPADLELIDATQRALDAGIAAATVGNRIGDISHAIGAVARTAECGMPTDFGGHGIGRRMHEDPHVPNHGRPGRGFPLRHGLTLAIEPMLMAGGRNEYRTDPDGWTLRTIDGSRAAHIEHTIAVTEDGPRILTLP from the coding sequence ATGGTGGAGATCAAGACCGGCACGGCACTGGAGGCGATGCGTGAAGCCGGACGCGTCGTGGCCGACGCCCTCGCGGCAGCCCGCCGATCGGCAGCCGTGGGGGTCCGCCTGCGCGAGCTCGACGAGGCCGCACGCACCGTCCTGGCCAAGGCCGGGGCGCGCTCCCCGTTCCTCGGCTACCGGCCCTCCTTCGCACCCACCCCCTTCCCCGCGGTGATCTGCGCGTCCGTCAACGACGCCCTCGTGCACGGCATCCCCGGCGACCACCGCCTGCGCGACGGCGACCTGGTCAGCATCGACTGCGGAGCCGAGCTCGACGGCTGGACCGGCGACGCCGCGATCAGCTTCACCGTCGGCACCGCCCGTCCGGCCGACCTGGAACTCATCGACGCCACCCAGCGGGCACTGGATGCCGGCATCGCCGCCGCCACCGTCGGCAACCGCATCGGAGACATCTCCCACGCCATCGGCGCCGTCGCCCGCACGGCTGAATGCGGCATGCCGACGGACTTCGGCGGTCACGGCATCGGCCGCCGGATGCACGAGGATCCCCACGTCCCCAACCACGGAAGGCCCGGGCGCGGCTTCCCCCTGCGTCACGGCCTCACCCTCGCCATCGAGCCCATGCTCATGGCCGGAGGGCGCAACGAGTACCGCACCGACCCCGACGGCTGGACCCTGCGGACGATCGACGGCAGCCGCGCCGCCCACATCGAGCACACCATCGCCGTCACCGAGGACGGCCCCCGCATTCTCACGCTGCCCTGA